One Mycolicibacter sp. MU0083 DNA window includes the following coding sequences:
- a CDS encoding AMP-binding protein, translating to MSEASLLSLLRERAMLAPEDPAYTYTDYDQDWNGVAETLSWAQTYRRVLNVARELQQHGAAGDRAVILAPQGLAYVAAFLGAMQAGFIAVPLPVPLPGAHDERVAAVLTDTAPSVVLTTASSAELVGEYVRQAGVAATVVEIDALDLDAATGSGSRPVDSGGVAYLQYTSGSTRLPAGVMVSHRNLAVNFRQFMAGYFPEFNGVAPADTTIVSWLPFYHDLGLILGIIAPVLGGYRCELTSPVAFLQRPARWIQAMAGHRRAFSAAPNFAFELAVRKTSDEDMAGLDLGDVLGIVSGSERVHPATLDRFLNRFAPYNFRARALHPAYGLAEATLYVATLDVECAPQTVYFESEKLTRGSAQRCEAPEGTPLLSYGVPKSPAVRIVDPETCTECAGGTVGEIWTAGENVAGGYWQRPEETRKVFAATLADPSPDTPAGPWLRTGDLGFISEGELFIVGRMKDLLIIYGRNHYPEDIEATLQEISGGRVAAISVPVDQIEQLVTIIEVRDRGESAEEAAQRLRSIRNDVQAAVSQVHGVTVSDVVLVPQGSIPITTSGKVRRAACVDQYQRQQFTRMDG from the coding sequence ATGTCTGAAGCCTCTCTGCTGTCCCTGTTGCGTGAGCGGGCCATGCTGGCCCCCGAAGACCCCGCCTACACCTACACCGACTACGACCAGGACTGGAACGGTGTCGCCGAGACGCTGTCGTGGGCACAGACCTACCGGCGGGTGCTCAACGTCGCCCGGGAACTGCAGCAGCACGGTGCCGCCGGGGACCGCGCGGTGATCCTGGCGCCGCAGGGTCTCGCCTACGTCGCCGCCTTCCTGGGCGCCATGCAGGCGGGCTTCATCGCGGTGCCACTGCCGGTGCCGCTGCCCGGCGCCCACGACGAGCGGGTCGCCGCGGTCCTCACCGACACCGCCCCGTCGGTGGTGCTGACCACGGCCTCCTCCGCCGAACTCGTCGGCGAATACGTCCGCCAGGCCGGGGTCGCGGCGACCGTCGTCGAGATCGACGCGCTGGACCTGGACGCCGCCACCGGTTCCGGTAGCCGTCCCGTCGACTCCGGCGGGGTCGCCTACCTGCAGTACACCTCGGGTTCGACGCGACTGCCGGCCGGCGTCATGGTCTCGCACCGCAACCTCGCGGTGAACTTCCGCCAGTTCATGGCCGGCTACTTCCCCGAGTTCAACGGTGTGGCCCCCGCCGACACCACCATCGTGTCGTGGCTGCCCTTCTACCACGACCTGGGCCTGATCCTGGGCATCATCGCGCCGGTGCTCGGCGGCTACCGGTGCGAACTCACCAGCCCGGTGGCGTTTCTGCAGCGGCCGGCCCGGTGGATCCAGGCGATGGCCGGCCACCGGCGGGCGTTCTCGGCCGCCCCGAACTTCGCCTTCGAGTTGGCGGTGCGCAAGACCTCCGACGAGGACATGGCCGGACTCGACCTGGGTGACGTGCTGGGCATCGTCAGCGGCAGCGAGCGGGTCCACCCCGCGACCCTGGACCGGTTCCTCAACCGGTTCGCCCCGTACAACTTCCGGGCGCGGGCACTGCACCCCGCCTACGGCTTGGCCGAGGCGACGCTCTACGTGGCCACGCTCGACGTGGAGTGTGCACCGCAGACGGTGTATTTCGAGTCGGAGAAGTTGACCCGGGGCAGCGCGCAGCGCTGCGAGGCGCCCGAAGGCACCCCGCTGCTCAGCTACGGGGTGCCCAAATCCCCGGCGGTGCGCATCGTCGACCCCGAGACCTGCACCGAATGCGCCGGCGGGACGGTCGGCGAGATCTGGACCGCCGGGGAGAACGTGGCCGGCGGCTACTGGCAGCGGCCCGAGGAGACCCGGAAGGTGTTCGCCGCGACGCTGGCGGACCCCTCCCCCGACACCCCGGCGGGCCCGTGGCTGCGGACCGGGGACCTCGGATTCATCTCCGAGGGCGAGCTGTTCATCGTCGGCCGGATGAAGGATCTGCTGATCATCTACGGGCGCAACCACTACCCCGAGGACATCGAGGCGACCCTGCAGGAGATCAGCGGCGGTCGGGTCGCGGCGATCTCGGTTCCGGTCGACCAGATCGAGCAGCTGGTCACCATCATCGAAGTCCGGGACCGCGGCGAATCCGCCGAGGAGGCGGCGCAGCGGCTGCGCAGCATCAGAAACGATGTGCAGGCGGCTGTTTCGCAGGTGCACGGGGTGACCGTGTCCGATGTGGTGCTGGTTCCGCAGGGCTCGATCCCGATCACCACCAGCGGCAAGGTTCGCCGGGCCGCCTGCGTGGATCAGTATCAGCGCCAGCAGTTCACCCGGATGGACGGCTGA
- the rpsR gene encoding 30S ribosomal protein S18, which yields MAKSNKRRPAPEKPIKTRKCAFCSNKKQVIDYKDTSLLRTYISERGKIRARRVTGNCVQHQRDIALAVKNAREVALLPFTSSAR from the coding sequence ATGGCCAAATCCAACAAGCGGCGTCCGGCTCCCGAGAAGCCGATCAAGACCCGCAAGTGCGCATTCTGCTCCAACAAGAAGCAGGTGATCGACTACAAGGACACCTCGCTGCTGCGCACCTACATCAGTGAGCGGGGCAAGATCCGCGCCCGTCGTGTGACCGGTAACTGCGTTCAGCACCAGCGCGACATCGCGCTCGCGGTGAAGAACGCTCGCGAGGTCGCGTTGCTGCCCTTCACTTCGTCGGCGCGATAA
- a CDS encoding single-stranded DNA-binding protein: protein MAVGDTTITVVGNLTADPDLRFTPSGAAVANFTVASTPRVFDRQSGEWKDGDALFLRCNIWREAAENVAESLTRGSRVIVTGRLKQRSFETREGEKRTVYEVEVDEVGPSLRYATAKINKVSRGGGGGGFGGGGGMSAPAAPSGPPAEDPWGSAPASGSFGGADDEPPF, encoded by the coding sequence GTGGCTGTAGGTGACACCACGATCACCGTCGTTGGAAACCTGACCGCGGACCCTGATCTGCGGTTTACCCCCTCGGGGGCGGCGGTCGCCAACTTCACGGTGGCGTCCACCCCGCGGGTCTTCGACCGGCAGAGCGGTGAGTGGAAGGACGGCGACGCGCTGTTCCTGCGGTGCAACATCTGGCGTGAGGCCGCCGAGAACGTGGCCGAGAGCCTCACCCGCGGTTCGCGGGTGATCGTCACCGGGCGGCTGAAGCAGCGGTCTTTCGAGACCCGCGAGGGCGAGAAGCGCACCGTCTACGAGGTCGAGGTCGATGAGGTCGGCCCCTCGTTGCGGTACGCCACCGCCAAGATCAACAAGGTCAGCCGTGGCGGCGGCGGAGGCGGTTTCGGCGGGGGCGGCGGTATGTCGGCCCCGGCGGCTCCCTCCGGACCGCCCGCGGAAGACCCGTGGGGCAGTGCTCCGGCGTCCGGCTCCTTCGGTGGCGCCGACGACGAGCCGCCCTTCTGA
- the rplI gene encoding 50S ribosomal protein L9, with protein sequence MKLILTAEVDHLGAAGDTVEVKDGYGRNYLLPRGLAIVATRGAQKQADDIRRARETKQVRDLDHAKEIKEALQALGTVTLPVKTSGDSGKLFGSVTAGDVVAAIKKAGGPNLDRRIVRLPKAHIKSVGSHPVSVHLHHDVNVDVTLDVTAG encoded by the coding sequence ATGAAGCTGATTTTGACCGCTGAGGTGGACCACCTCGGGGCGGCCGGAGACACCGTTGAGGTCAAGGACGGATACGGCCGTAACTACCTGCTCCCGCGCGGCCTGGCGATCGTCGCCACCCGCGGCGCGCAGAAGCAGGCCGACGACATCCGCCGGGCCCGCGAGACCAAGCAGGTCCGCGACCTCGACCACGCCAAAGAGATCAAGGAAGCGCTGCAGGCGCTGGGCACGGTCACGCTGCCGGTGAAGACCTCCGGCGACTCGGGCAAGCTGTTCGGCTCGGTGACCGCCGGCGACGTGGTCGCCGCCATCAAGAAGGCCGGTGGGCCCAACCTGGACCGTCGCATCGTCCGCCTGCCCAAGGCGCACATCAAGTCGGTCGGCAGCCACCCGGTGTCGGTGCACCTGCACCACGACGTCAACGTCGACGTGACGCTCGACGTCACCGCGGGCTAA
- a CDS encoding replicative DNA helicase, whose protein sequence is MAVVDDRGHSELEEPPREDVGRQPPQDLVAEQSVLGGMLLSKDAIADVLERLRPGDFYRPVHQNIYDAILDLYGRGEPADAVTVAAELDRRGLLRRVGGAPYLHTLISTVPTAANAGYYAGIVGEKALLRRLVEAGTRVVQYGYAGAEGADVAEIVDRAQAEIYEVAERRTSEDFVPLEDLLQPTMDEIDAIASHGGIARGVPTGFTDLDEVTNGLHPGQMIIIAARPGMGKALALNTPLPTPTGWTTMGDVAVGDELLDAAGRPTRVVAATEIMLGRPCYEVEFSDGTVIVADAQHLWPTGSGVRTTAQLRSGADTIAPAGTPSPGGGVGLLASVLQIQSVRRVPSVAVRCVQVDNPEHLYLAGRGMVPTHNSTLALDFMRSCSIKNRMASVIFSLEMSKSEIVMRLLSAEAKIKLGDMRSGRMTDDDWTRLARRMSEISEAPLYIDDSPNLTMMEIRAKARRLKQKADLRLVAVDYMQLMTSGKKVESRQQEVSEFSRNLKLLAKELEVPVIALSQLNRGPEQRTDKKPMLADLRESGCLTASTRILRADNGSEVTLGELLRTGERPLVWSLDDRLRMVARPMTNVFPSGHREVFKLRMASGREVEATANHPFLTLDGWVSLGDLNVGDRLAVPRRVPEPADTQRMHDCEVMLLAHMIGDGSCVKGQPIRYASIDEANLTAVTVAAMHFGVTAVRDEYPAARVTTLRLPAPFHLTHGKRNPIAAWLDELGLFGKRSHEKFVPHQVFALPNDQVALFLRHLWATDGSVRWDEKQGQSQIYYASTSRRLIDDVAQLLARVGVFGRIKRATKAGYRDGWHLHVYGAENQVRFLHNVGAQGAKAEGARQVLAHLAGVTRNPNLDTVPKEVWGRVRGALADQQMSHREFAAAMGTQFCGSTMWKHAPSRDRLHRAAMVLEDEGVHALATSAVYWDTIVEITSIGEHDVFDGTVPGTHNFVAQGISVHNSLEQDADMVILLHRPDAFERDDPRGGEADLILAKHRNGPTKTITVAHQLHLSRFTNMAH, encoded by the coding sequence ATGGCGGTGGTCGACGACCGCGGTCATTCTGAGCTTGAGGAGCCACCGCGCGAGGATGTCGGCCGCCAGCCGCCCCAGGATCTCGTTGCGGAGCAGTCCGTGCTCGGCGGCATGCTGCTGAGCAAGGACGCCATCGCCGACGTGCTGGAGCGGTTGCGGCCCGGTGACTTCTACCGCCCGGTGCACCAGAACATCTACGACGCGATCTTGGACCTCTACGGCCGCGGGGAGCCCGCCGACGCGGTGACGGTGGCCGCCGAGCTGGACCGCCGCGGTCTGCTGCGGCGGGTGGGCGGGGCGCCGTATCTGCACACGCTGATCTCCACGGTGCCCACCGCGGCCAACGCCGGCTACTACGCCGGGATCGTGGGGGAGAAGGCGTTGCTGCGCCGGCTGGTGGAGGCCGGCACCCGGGTGGTGCAGTACGGCTACGCCGGCGCCGAGGGTGCCGACGTCGCCGAGATCGTGGACCGCGCCCAGGCCGAGATCTACGAGGTCGCCGAGCGGCGTACGTCGGAGGACTTCGTTCCCCTCGAAGACCTGCTGCAGCCCACCATGGACGAGATCGACGCGATCGCCTCGCACGGCGGTATCGCCCGCGGTGTGCCGACCGGGTTCACCGATCTCGATGAGGTGACCAACGGCCTGCACCCGGGGCAGATGATCATCATCGCGGCGCGGCCGGGTATGGGGAAGGCGCTGGCGCTCAACACCCCGTTGCCGACGCCGACCGGCTGGACCACGATGGGCGACGTCGCCGTCGGTGACGAGTTGCTGGACGCCGCCGGACGGCCCACCCGGGTGGTCGCGGCCACCGAGATCATGCTCGGACGGCCCTGCTACGAGGTGGAGTTCTCCGACGGCACGGTGATCGTCGCCGACGCTCAGCACCTCTGGCCGACCGGCTCCGGAGTACGGACGACGGCTCAGCTGCGCAGTGGCGCGGACACCATCGCCCCCGCGGGCACCCCGAGCCCTGGCGGCGGCGTGGGGCTGCTCGCGTCGGTGCTGCAGATCCAGTCGGTGCGCCGGGTTCCCAGCGTCGCGGTGCGCTGCGTGCAGGTCGACAATCCCGAGCACCTCTACCTGGCCGGCCGTGGCATGGTCCCCACCCACAACTCCACGCTGGCCCTGGACTTCATGCGGTCGTGCTCGATCAAGAACCGGATGGCCAGCGTGATTTTCTCGCTGGAAATGAGCAAGTCCGAGATCGTCATGCGGTTGCTGTCCGCCGAAGCCAAGATCAAGCTCGGCGACATGCGCTCGGGCCGGATGACCGACGACGACTGGACCCGCCTGGCGCGGCGGATGAGTGAGATCAGCGAGGCGCCGCTGTACATCGACGACTCGCCGAACCTGACCATGATGGAGATTCGCGCCAAGGCCCGTCGGCTCAAGCAGAAGGCCGACCTGCGCCTGGTAGCGGTCGACTACATGCAGCTGATGACGTCGGGCAAGAAGGTCGAGTCGCGCCAGCAGGAGGTGTCGGAGTTCTCCCGGAACCTCAAGCTGCTGGCCAAGGAACTCGAGGTGCCGGTCATCGCGCTCAGCCAGCTCAACCGTGGCCCCGAGCAGCGCACCGACAAGAAGCCGATGCTGGCGGACCTGCGTGAATCCGGCTGCCTGACCGCTTCGACCCGCATCCTGCGGGCCGACAACGGCTCCGAGGTCACCCTGGGTGAGCTCCTGCGCACCGGGGAGCGTCCGCTGGTGTGGTCGCTCGATGACCGGCTGCGGATGGTGGCGCGGCCGATGACCAACGTGTTCCCCAGCGGACACCGCGAAGTCTTCAAGCTGCGGATGGCTTCCGGGCGTGAGGTGGAGGCCACCGCGAACCACCCGTTCCTCACCCTGGACGGCTGGGTTTCGCTGGGCGACCTCAATGTCGGGGACCGGCTGGCGGTGCCGCGGCGGGTGCCGGAGCCGGCTGACACCCAGCGGATGCATGACTGCGAGGTCATGTTGCTGGCGCACATGATCGGCGACGGGTCCTGTGTGAAGGGCCAACCGATCCGGTATGCCTCGATCGACGAGGCGAACCTGACCGCGGTCACGGTGGCGGCTATGCACTTCGGGGTGACCGCGGTGCGCGACGAGTACCCGGCGGCGCGGGTGACCACGCTGCGGCTGCCGGCGCCGTTCCACTTGACGCACGGCAAGCGCAATCCGATCGCGGCGTGGCTGGACGAGCTGGGGCTGTTCGGTAAGCGCAGCCACGAGAAGTTCGTGCCGCACCAGGTTTTCGCCCTGCCGAATGATCAGGTGGCGCTGTTCCTGCGGCACCTGTGGGCCACCGACGGGTCGGTGCGGTGGGACGAGAAGCAAGGGCAGTCGCAGATCTACTACGCCTCGACCAGTCGCCGGCTCATCGACGACGTCGCGCAACTGCTGGCGCGAGTCGGGGTGTTCGGCCGGATCAAGCGGGCGACCAAAGCCGGCTACCGCGATGGCTGGCACCTACACGTCTACGGCGCGGAGAACCAGGTCCGGTTCCTGCACAATGTCGGGGCGCAGGGCGCCAAAGCCGAAGGCGCCAGGCAGGTCTTGGCTCATTTGGCGGGCGTGACGCGCAATCCCAACCTGGACACCGTGCCTAAGGAAGTGTGGGGCCGGGTGCGTGGGGCGCTGGCCGATCAGCAGATGAGCCACCGTGAGTTCGCCGCGGCGATGGGCACCCAGTTCTGCGGGTCGACGATGTGGAAGCACGCGCCCAGCCGGGACCGGCTGCACCGTGCTGCGATGGTGCTCGAGGACGAGGGTGTGCACGCGTTGGCGACCAGCGCGGTGTACTGGGACACCATCGTGGAGATCACCAGTATCGGCGAGCACGACGTGTTCGACGGGACCGTTCCGGGAACACACAACTTTGTGGCGCAGGGGATTTCAGTGCACAACTCGCTAGAACAAGATGCGGACATGGTGATCCTGCTGCACCGGCCGGACGCGTTCGAGCGGGATGACCCGCGCGGGGGAGAGGCCGACCTGATTCTGGCCAAGCACCGAAACGGCCCGACGAAGACGATTACCGTTGCGCACCAACTGCATTTGTCGCGGTTTACGAACATGGCGCATTAG
- a CDS encoding PE-PPE domain-containing protein, whose product MKRLVAGALAVWLAGSAGGIGAGLAAAAPTPPMDTPGIAPTPSPVGEEATADVVYAVGGARPPGIPWADYTRRAGSGYFPNTKREIIDYPAGALFRWVPTMFAPENPRDDLTMGEAVDAATRGLDTAIRRGTEPAAVVGLSQGTMALDKEQVRLADDPNAPAPHMLQFSTFGSPMGKHAFGSSFASGLFPPGSHMPVVEYTMPPMVDSQYDTNRIVAAYDGMADFPDRPDNLWSVANAIVGAAIVHTPAAFTTPADVPPQNIRSTVNSRGATTTSYLIPINHLPLTMPLRFLGVPDDVVDQLDGFLQPQVDAGYVRNDDPATKPVSVHPAGMNIVEVLGPETDSAIEDTVGKIRNLFGGFGG is encoded by the coding sequence ATGAAACGTCTGGTCGCCGGAGCCCTCGCGGTGTGGCTGGCAGGTTCGGCCGGTGGGATCGGTGCCGGTCTCGCCGCCGCTGCGCCCACCCCGCCGATGGACACCCCGGGGATCGCCCCGACCCCGTCACCGGTGGGTGAGGAGGCGACGGCGGACGTCGTCTACGCGGTCGGCGGTGCCCGTCCCCCGGGCATCCCGTGGGCGGATTACACCCGCCGTGCCGGTTCGGGATACTTCCCGAACACCAAACGCGAGATCATCGACTATCCGGCCGGTGCGCTGTTCCGGTGGGTTCCCACGATGTTCGCGCCGGAGAACCCGCGGGACGACCTGACCATGGGCGAGGCCGTCGACGCGGCCACCCGCGGCCTCGACACCGCGATCCGCCGCGGGACCGAGCCGGCGGCCGTCGTCGGCCTGTCGCAGGGCACCATGGCCCTGGACAAGGAGCAGGTCCGGCTCGCCGACGACCCGAATGCGCCGGCCCCGCACATGCTGCAGTTCTCCACGTTCGGTTCCCCGATGGGCAAGCACGCCTTCGGTTCGAGTTTCGCCTCCGGGCTGTTCCCGCCGGGCAGCCACATGCCGGTGGTGGAATACACCATGCCGCCGATGGTGGACAGCCAGTACGACACCAACCGGATCGTGGCCGCCTACGACGGCATGGCCGACTTCCCCGACCGGCCCGACAACCTGTGGTCGGTCGCCAACGCCATCGTCGGGGCGGCCATCGTGCACACCCCGGCGGCGTTCACCACGCCGGCCGACGTGCCGCCGCAGAACATCCGCTCGACGGTCAACTCCCGTGGCGCCACCACCACGTCGTATCTGATTCCGATCAACCACCTGCCGCTGACCATGCCGCTGCGGTTCCTCGGCGTCCCCGACGACGTGGTCGACCAGCTCGACGGGTTCCTGCAGCCGCAGGTCGACGCCGGCTACGTCCGCAACGACGACCCGGCCACCAAGCCGGTCTCGGTGCATCCGGCGGGCATGAACATCGTCGAGGTGCTGGGACCCGAAACCGACAGCGCCATCGAGGACACCGTCGGCAAGATCCGCAACCTGTTCGGCGGGTTCGGCGGCTGA
- the rpsF gene encoding 30S ribosomal protein S6, translating to MRPYEIMVILDPTLDERTVAPSLETFLNVIRKDGGTVDKVDIWGKRRLAYEIAKHAEGIYAVIDVKAAPATVSELDRQLGLNESVLRTKVMRTDKS from the coding sequence ATGCGTCCATACGAAATCATGGTCATCCTTGACCCCACTCTCGACGAGCGCACCGTCGCCCCGTCCCTGGAGACGTTCCTGAACGTGATCCGCAAAGACGGTGGAACGGTCGACAAGGTCGACATCTGGGGCAAGCGCCGCCTGGCCTACGAGATCGCCAAGCATGCCGAGGGCATCTACGCGGTCATCGACGTCAAGGCCGCCCCGGCCACCGTGTCCGAGCTCGACCGTCAGCTGGGCCTGAACGAGTCGGTGCTTCGCACCAAGGTGATGCGCACCGACAAGTCGTAG
- a CDS encoding GAP family protein yields MWIALLVMAVATSVEPVRISLTLLMLNRPRPVLQLMAFLCGGFAMGTAGGLVVLFALQPTVIEASGLTLPRVQILIGALALLTAAVLAVRAYAPGSPRPRRGAAGSGGPAARARRLLQGRSLWVAATAGLGIALPSVDYLAALALIVASGAPPGTRVAALLTFNVLAFALVEIPLLACLVAPDATRRFMTGLNAWVRQRRPGQVAVLLAAVGGVLCTAGVLGL; encoded by the coding sequence ATGTGGATAGCGCTGTTGGTGATGGCGGTCGCAACCAGCGTCGAGCCGGTCCGGATCAGCTTGACGCTGCTGATGCTCAACCGGCCGCGGCCGGTGCTGCAGCTGATGGCGTTCCTGTGCGGTGGGTTCGCGATGGGAACGGCCGGCGGTCTGGTGGTGCTGTTCGCGTTGCAGCCCACCGTGATCGAAGCGTCCGGGCTGACGCTGCCCCGGGTGCAGATCCTCATCGGGGCGCTGGCGCTGCTGACGGCGGCGGTGCTGGCCGTACGCGCCTACGCCCCCGGATCACCACGGCCGCGCCGCGGCGCCGCCGGCTCGGGTGGGCCCGCGGCCCGGGCCCGACGGCTGCTGCAGGGCCGGTCGCTGTGGGTCGCCGCGACCGCCGGCCTGGGGATCGCGCTGCCGTCGGTGGACTATCTGGCCGCGTTGGCGCTGATCGTGGCGTCCGGGGCGCCGCCGGGTACCCGGGTGGCCGCGCTGCTGACGTTCAACGTGTTGGCCTTTGCGCTGGTAGAGATTCCGCTGCTGGCGTGCCTGGTGGCGCCCGACGCCACGCGTCGGTTCATGACGGGCCTGAACGCGTGGGTGCGGCAACGGCGTCCGGGCCAGGTCGCGGTGCTGCTGGCCGCCGTCGGCGGGGTCTTGTGCACGGCGGGAGTGCTGGGTCTGTGA
- a CDS encoding TnsA-like heteromeric transposase endonuclease subunit has protein sequence MDAHPWREFRWYAGQKHYSGTYWSATERRHIIYESRLELTQLLFADFDRTVRRICAQPFMLSCDSRGRTTRHIPDYLLITDSGPKVIDVKPRRRLSQPEVVDTFAWTRSAIEDRGWVYEVWTEPEPVLLANIRFLAGFRREAWFTGELLAGLRNCSIDGLSIDSVLDLSSEWPRPLRRAALFHLLWLQELRVDLRQPLTSSSTLSQEN, from the coding sequence GTGGACGCTCATCCGTGGCGTGAGTTTCGTTGGTACGCAGGCCAAAAGCACTACTCGGGCACGTATTGGTCGGCAACCGAGCGCCGGCACATCATCTACGAGTCCCGGTTGGAGCTGACTCAGTTGCTGTTTGCCGATTTCGATCGGACCGTCCGACGTATCTGCGCGCAACCGTTCATGCTGAGTTGCGACTCCAGGGGCCGCACGACCAGGCACATCCCCGACTACTTGCTGATCACCGATAGTGGGCCGAAAGTTATCGACGTCAAGCCGCGCCGGCGGCTGTCGCAACCGGAGGTCGTGGACACCTTCGCCTGGACTCGATCGGCAATTGAAGACCGTGGGTGGGTCTACGAAGTGTGGACCGAGCCTGAGCCAGTGCTGTTGGCCAACATTCGATTCCTTGCAGGTTTTCGTCGGGAGGCGTGGTTCACGGGGGAGCTCCTGGCAGGGCTGCGGAATTGCTCAATCGACGGCCTTTCAATCGACAGCGTGCTTGACCTGTCGTCGGAATGGCCCCGACCTTTGAGGAGAGCGGCCTTGTTCCACCTGTTGTGGTTGCAGGAACTCCGCGTTGACCTGCGTCAACCCTTGACATCGAGTTCGACACTGAGCCAGGAGAACTGA